The sequence below is a genomic window from Acetobacter vaccinii.
GTGCGGGCAAGACCACCAGCTTTTACATGATTGTCGGTCTGGTTCAGCCCGACACCGGCAGCATCATGCTCGATGGGGCTGATATTACCCAGTTGCCCATGTACCGCAGGGCACGCCTGGGCATTGGCTACCTGCCGCAGGAGGCCAGCATTTTCCGTGGCCTGAATGTCGAGCAGAACATTATGGCCGCACTGGAAGTGGTGGAGGACGACCCGGAGCAGCGCCAGATCATGCTGGACAGCCTGCTGGGCGAATTTGGTATTTCCCACCTGCGCCGGTCGCCCTCTCTCGCCCTGTCCGGCGGGGAACGGCGGCGGCTGGAAATTGCCCGCGCCCTTGCCAGCCAACCCAACTACATTCTGCTTGATGAACCGCTGGCCGGGATTGACCCCATCGCGGTTGGCGAAATCCGTGATCTGGTCTCCCATCTGAAAGACCGGGGGATCGGGGTGCTGATTACCGACCACAACGTGCGCGAAACGCTGGAAGTGATTGACCGCGCCTATATCATGCATAGTGGCCAGGTGCTGATGCAGGGCGTGCCGGAAGAAATTGTCGCTAATGAGGACGTGCGCCGGGTGTATCTGGGGGAGAGCTTCTCGCTCTAAGCGGGTATTTTACAAATATCGAAAAGACCGTCGCCTTTTCCCAAAAAGGCGACACCCAAAAATTTCTATTCTTTTTGTCTACGTGTTGTTCTGGCGCGGGATTTAAACCTGTAAGTTGCTGTAGCCCTGATCAGTGCGAATTATTCCAGCAGCTCGACGCTACCGATCCGTTCACCCGCAAGTGCTCAACCCCAGACCTATTGCTGGGTTCGTAGCGGACTATCTGCCAGCACAGACCCGCCGGCATGACGACCCGGCACCTTGCCGGATTCGCGTTGAATAACCCGGCTCCCCACCCACACCATACCTGCTTTTTCGACCTGCACCCTGTAGCGCCGGGGGGAAGCGCTTTCGGCCTGCGCTGCGCCTCCACCACTCCTGTTGATCTGAGCAGAAAGCCGGACAACAGCAGAACCCAGAGCAAACGGCTGGCCATGGTCCAGCATGCTCTTATCCGCACCGGCAAGCACAATCCCCCCACCAGAAAGATGGACAAGATCGGTCGAAACCCAGGTCGGAAATGTCTCGGCCAATGTCTGTGCAAAATGCGTGGAACCAGCAAAATACGTGCACACAAGCTCTGGCGCAGGCAGCCAGTACAGGCGGCAGGCAATACCCACAGCCCTGCGGAGCCAGCGGGCGGCATCATCCCCCACATCACGCATCATAATACGCGCCCCCCGCTGACGGAGGCATTGCATGGGCACACCCCGGCGGGGCGGGCGGGCATGATAGGGCCGCAATCCGGCACACCCCAGCAGCACACCATGGCCCGCAACCCGGACAGACAGGCGCGCCAGAGCGGGGCACGTTCGGGTATCCAGCACATGGCCGCTGGTATCAGCAATCATCCAGCGGCTGTCCCCCTCCAGCCCCCAGGGCCTCAAGAGCACAGCCTGAAGCGGCAGTGGCTTAAGGCCGCGCACAGGGCAAAGGCGCAGGCTGGTAACGTGGGCTTCAGCCATGGCGCAGGTGCAGGTCCGGCGGGGGGAAGACAGGGACCGGCGGCAGCACGATCTCTATCGGTGGCACAGGCGGCGGTGGCGCTGGCGGCACACGCACAAGCGAGACCGGAATGTCCATGCTGACAGGCCGGGGCGTAATGTGCTGCTGGGTCATGTGCCACACAAACCCACCATACAAGACCGCCAGCACGACCACACAGCCAAGCTTGATCCGCCAGGACTGCCAGCCCCCCGGCATACGCGGCATATTGTTGGAAAACGTGGTCCGTAATGACATGGCGCTTTAACCCGGAATACCCAGAAAACTGCTGTTGCTATACGCCCTGCCCCCGGTGACGGGCAAACCATCCCTGATGGTGACAGGGCCAAATCTTATAGAGTGCAGGCAGCGCAAAACACCTGCAAACGCCCCACCCTCCTGTGGCAGCCTGAAGGGCTGTCTGGGCGGCGGCTTTCCCCTCATGCTGTCTTTATCATGTAACAAAGGAATGGACATCCCCCCGCGACCGTGTCCAAATATCCAGGCAAGCGGTGCAGGCCGCGCCTGCGCCGCAGACGGACAAACCACCTGTGCCCTGACAGACAGGCACCCTTTGCGGGCTGTCAGGTTTTTCAGGGTTCATGGTCTGGTTGTCAGCAGCAAGGAGCCCATGTCTCATGCATATTCAGGTTTCTGGTAAACAGGTTGACCTTTCCGATGCCCTGAAACACCGGGTGAACACCCATCTTGGCACTCTTGCAGACCGTTACTTCGACAAAGGGCTGGAGGCGCAGGTGACGTTCAGCCGCGCTCGCTCGTTCTTTACCTGCGATATCAACGTCCGCGCCGGACGCGGGCTGATCCTGCGTGGCGAGGGCGAGGCCTCGGACGCCAACGCCGCCTTTGATGATGCCGCCGAACATATTGCCAAACGCCTGCGCCGTTACCACCGGCGTGTGACCTCCCATTCCCGCGCCACAACCCGGCAGGAAATCCCACAGCTTGCACGCTCCTACGTGTTGCAGCCGTTTGATGAAAGCCACGACGACACACCGCAGACACCGGCTACGACCGAGGACACAGCCTTCGCCACCATTATTGCCGAACAGCCTACGGATATTCCTGTCATGGTGGTGGGCGAGGCCGTGATGCGGCTGGACCTTGCGGGCAGTTCCTTCCTGCTGTTTCGTAACGCTGCCAACAGGCAGATCAGCCTTGTCTACCGCCGCGACGACGGCAACATCGGCTGGGTGGACACCGCCCCGATCCAGGCTGACGCCTCCTGACCCACCCGCAACAAAAAAAGGACCGGCACTGCCGGTCCTTTTCCCGTACCCGCCACTCCAGGCTTACTGGAGCGAGGCAGGCACCATATCGTTTTGCATAATGGCACCCCAGGCGGTTTCCGGGTCATCCACCACCGCCAGCACGGAGCCATCAGCCGCGCAGATGGCGCAGCCGTCCTCCCCATCATCCGTCAGCGCAGGCCGCATGTAAGCCACCTTGCGCAACCCGAGAGAGCGGAACTGCACATCCGAAAGCTGGCGCACATCGGCCAGTTTTTCAGACCCCGGCAGACCAGACGGAACACCACCGCTCATAAGCGTGCTTTTCATGGTCATGGCCTTCATTCCTCCCTGTTCAGCTACGGCTGACATCCGTAACCGGATGTAACATACGCGGGGGTGCACGGTTTTTAAGCGGAGCACTCTCCGCAGCCCGTTTCTGCCCCCCCTGCATGATCTCGATCTGCTTGACCCGCACCTCCGGCTGGGGGCGGAACAGGTCAATATGCAGCAGGCCATTGTCCAGCCAGGCCCCACCAATTTCTATACCTTCAGCCAGCACAAAGGCTTTCTGAAACTGGCGTGAGGCAATACCCCGGTGCAGGTATACCCGCTCCTCCCCGTCTTCCATCTGGCGGCCCCGGACCACAAGCTGGTTATCTTCCTGCGTGATCTGGAGGTCTTCCATCCGGAACCCGGCAACAGCCAGGGTAATACGCAGGCCGTTCGGGGCAATCTGTTCAATATTGTAAGGTGGATACCCGTCACCGGTCCCCTTGCTGGCGCGTTCGAGCATCTGCTCAAGATGGTCGAACCCCAAAAACATGGGCGAACCGAAAAGCCTGCCTGACATTCCCTGAAGCCTCCTCCTTTCTGAGCGAGACGTTAAGAACGGACCCTTCATGGCGTCCGTAATTATTAACGATATGGTATACACTGCACCACACGCAACCCTCACCCCCGGCAGCAGTGGAGCAGGCGGGGTATAGTGGCCACGCCCTGTTGCCCCAAGGTAACAGGTTTTTGGCCTGTCGGGCGCTGACATCGCTTTTCTTCTGGCATCCGGCGGAGGGGAAGGCTAAATCCCCCAGCATGACACACAGCGCCCATACCGATGCCGCCTACGCCGCAGCAGCAGACACGGCCAGCCCCCTCGAGATCCTGACACCGCCGCACCCCGTGCTGCGCCAGAAAGCGCGCCTGGTCCGCCCGGAAGACATGGACGGCATCCGTGCCGCGCTGCCTGGCATGTTTGCCGCCATGTATATGGCACCCGGCATTGGTCTGGCAGCCCCGCAGGTTGGCATCAGCCTGCGCTTCCTGCTGGTGGACCTGGGCGAAAAAGACGCACGTGAGCCGATCGTGATGATCAACCCCGAAGTGATCCAGGCCACGGACGACATGGAAGCGCGGGAAGAAGGCTGCCTGTCCCTGCCCAACCAGTATGCCGAGGTTGTGCGGCCTTCGGCCATCCGTGTCCGCTGGACCAGTGTTGCGGGGGAAATCATGGAGCGCGAGGCCGATGGCCTGCTGGCCACCTGCATCCAGCACGAAATCGACCATCTGGATGGCGTGCTGTTTGTTGACCACCTGTCCAACCTGCGCCGCAACATGATCCTGCGGCGGCTGGCCAAAGACCTCAAGCGGCACTGACCTGCCCCAGCCCCCGGCCCTGCCCATGGGTGGGGGCGCACAGCATCAACCACGCCCGCGCTTTTCCACGCCCCCGGCATGCGGACAGCACGGCAGGCGGGAGCCATGACCATGCGCCTTGTCTTTATGGGAACACCCGATTTTTCCGTCCCCGCCCTGCACGCGCTGCACGAGGCCGGACATGAGATTGTGGCCGTTTACTCCCAACCCCCCCGCCCGGCCGGACGTGGCAAAGCACTGCGGCCCTCGCCTGTGCAGCAGGCCGCCGAGGCCCTGGGCCTGTGTGTCCGCCATCCTGTCTCGCTCCGCAACAAGCCGGAGGAATGGCAGGCTTTTGCCGACCTTAATGCCGATGTCGCCATTGTGGCCGCGTATGGGCTGATCCTGCCCCAGCCCATGCTGGATGCCCCCCGGCTTGGCTGCCTGAACATCCACGCCAGCCTGTTGCCGCGCTGGCGCGGAGCATCCCCCGTCCAGAGCGCCATTCTTGCCGGAGATACCCAAAGTGGTGTCACCATCATGCAGATGGAAGCCGGGCTGGACACCGGCCCCATGCTGCTGCGCGAGGCCGTACCACTGACACCGCAGACAACAGCCAGCACCCTGCACGACACACTCAGCGCCCTTGGGGCATCCATGGTGGTGCGTATTCTGGCGCACACCCCTGCGCGCTTGCCCACACCCCACCCGCAGCCAGAGGATGGCGTGACCTACGCCCCCCGCCTGACCCGCGATGATGGCCGCATTGACTGGCAGCAAAGTGCCGATGCGATAGACCGCCGCATACGCGCCCTGACCCCGTGGCCCGGCACATTCACCACTCTGGCAGATGGCACCGTGCTGAAAATAGGGGCCGCCCAGCCTGACCCGGACATGCCTGCCAGTGCAGACCCCGGCACCATTGTGGATGACAGGCTAAGCGTTGCCTGTGGTGATGGCACCATCCGCCTGACCCGCCTGCAACGCCCCGGCAAAGGCATGATGGAGGCCGAGGCTTTTCTGCGTGGCCAGCCCCTGCCTGCAGGCACCCATCTGGGCACCCCGCATGACTGATCCCGCCCCCTGCCAGCGCTGGGCTGTCAAAATTGAATACGATGGCAACGGACTGGTTGGTTGGCAGAGTCAGGCCAGCGGCCTGTCCGTGCAGGGGCTTTTGGAACAGGCTGCCGCCCGGCTGGCGGGTGGACGACCTGTCAGCAGTATTACCGCAGGTCGCACAGATGCCGGAGTGCATGCTCTAGCCCAGGTCGCGCATCTGGATTTTCCTGTCGACAGTTTTTTTACAGCCCATAGCATGCGCGAAGGGCTTGGCTTTCACCTCAAGCCCCATGCCGTGGTCGTGCTGGATGCAGCCCCCGTCAGTCTGGACTGGAGTGCCCGGTTTTCCGCCACGTGGCGGTCTTACCGCTACCGTATTCTCAACCGCCGGGCACGCCCCGCCCTTGCGGCTGGCCATGTGTGGCATGTCCGCTCCCCGCTGGATATTGCCCGCATGCAGGACGCTGCCGCGCACCTGATTGGCCTGCACGACTTTACATCATTCCGGGCGGTGGCCTGTCAGGCCCGCAGCCCAATGCGTACGTTGGATGTGCTGGACATAACCCGGCAGGATGATGAAGTGCTTATTACCGCCAAGGCACGCTCCTTCCTGCACCATCAGGTCCGCAACATGGTTGGCACGCTCAAGCAGGTGGGTACGGGCCAGTGGGAACCAGACCGCGTGGCCGCCGCCCTGGCAGCCTGTAACCGCAGTGCCGCAGGCCCGACCGCCCCGCCTGAAGGGCTCTACCTGAGCGGCGTAGGTTACGACCCCGACCCTTTTTGCAAGACAGAGCCGACAGCAAACATCCAAGGCTGACGCTGGATATGAGACAAAATAGCCTTGGTGCAAAGGCTATGACGACTGGCATCCGGGGCAACAGACCGCTGATACCAACGGTCGTGGCTCTGCCACCTTTGCCCAGAGCCCGAGCCACAGCCCCCTGCCCTGAGCAACATCATTTGTGAAAGCTGGGTGCCGCCCAAGGCTAAAGCATAGTGGTGAAGAAACAGGGCACTCAATGGCCCTGCCTGACAGCAGTTCAGCTATTCTTGAGCGCAATCATGGGCTGGAGAATATCCCCCAGCACCATATAATGCGGGGGTAGCAACGCGGCTGCTCCATACAGCAGCAGGCTTACCAGCAGCACCGTGACATACAGCAGAGCAGCCCGGCCACCACTGATAGCCAGCCCCGAACGCGCCACAAACCACTGCAACCACATTTCATACACGGCGGCGGCAAACACGATGGCCCCCATAAAACCGGGCTGGCTGACAAGGGCTGGGAACAGCAGGGATGCCAGAAGCGTGCAGAACAGCGAAACCAGCACCACGATCCAGTTACACCAGGTTGCCGCCGTGATGTACCGCAACCACAAGGCACCCCGCCCCCAGCGGGCGGCATAAAACTGGGACACAACAGCAGGCAGCAGCATCACGCAGAAGGACAAAAGCAGCTTGACCGCAGCCACCACCTTGCCTGGCTGAAGGAAAAGCTGAATCCCCTCCACCAACAAAAACGCCAGTTGCGGGGCCAGTGCCGCACCAAAGGCGTCTGTCGAGCTTTCAAAGCAGGCCAGCCCTTCGCGGCGGCCAGCAGCCAGTAACAGCATACCTTGCAAAATACGCCGTGCGGCGTTCGGCCTGCCTGTATCGGGAATCACACGCCCACCCCTTTCAGAAAGGTTTCGTAAATCCGCGCCAGATCTTCCAGATCCGTCAGGGCAACATGCTCATCGACCTGATGAATACTGGCACCAACCAGCCCAAATTCGGAAACCGGGCAATACTGGGCAATAAACCGGGCATCCGATGTGCCACCGCCCGTGTCCAGGCAAGGCTCACGCCCGGTCACCTGTTTGATGGCCTGCACAAGCTGGTGTGTTTCCTCACCCGGTGCGGTCAGGAAGGATTCCCCACTCACCTGCACCTCCACCCGCGCGCGGGGGGCATGCTGGCGGCAGACCGTTTCCAGCCAGCCTTGCAGGGCGGCACCTGTATGCAGGTCATTAAAACGAATATTCAGGCGGGCTTCCGCCTGGGCGGGAATGACATTGGTCGCGCCGTTACCGACATCCAGACTGGTCACCTGTAGGCTGGAAGGTTCAAAATACTGCGTGCCATTATCCAATGGTGTTGCCCGCAGGGCTTCCAGCACAGTCAGCAGCCGGTGGACGGGATTGTCAGCCCGGTGGGGATAGGCCACATGGCCCTGCGTCCCCTGCACGATAATTCTGGCATTCAGGCTGCCACGGCGGCCAACCTTGACCATGTCACCCAGAACCTTGGGGTTTGTGGGTTCCCCCACCAGACAGTAGTCTGGCACCTGGTCTTGTGCCTGCATCCATTCCAGCACCTTGCGGGTGCCGTAGGTCGCTGGGCCTTCCTCATCCCCTGTGATCAGGAAGCTGATGGACCCATCCAGCGCAGCGCCCTGCGCCACGCGCCGGGCCACGGCAGCCACAAAGGCGGCAATGCCACCTTTCATGTCGCAGGCACCCCGGCCATACAGCACGCCATCCACACACTCGGCCGCATAGGGGGGGAAGCGCCAGTCTTCCTCCGCGCCGGGGGGCACAACGTCGGTATGGCCCGCGTAGCAGATATGGGGGCCCTGCCCACCAAGACGGGCAAACAGGTTGGGGGTGCGCTCTGCCCCTTCCCCAAATGGCAGATGCGTTACCGCAAAGCCAAGCTGTGCTAGCATATCCCCCAGCAGCTGCTGGCAGCCGCCGGGGTCAGGTGTTACCGAAGGCTGGCGGATAAGCGCACGCGCAACCGCCACCGGGTCTGTCAGGGTCTGCATGACCGGCTTACCGGTGGACGTGGTGCCCATGGTCTTTCTCCGCCTGCTCTGCCGCGTATGATCAGTCGCGCAGCAGTTCGTTGATGGAGGTCTTGGAGCGGGTGCGCTCGTCAACCCGCTTCACGATGACGGCGCAGGCCAGTGCGGGGTTGGGGCGGCCATCCGGGCCAACCGGGTTGGAAGACGGCAGCGTGCCGGGCACGACCACCGAATACGCAGGCACGCGGCCCATGTAGATCTCGCCCGTTGCACGGTCCACGATCTTGGTGGAAGCCCCAAGGAACACACCCATGGACAGCACGGACCCGCGCTCCACAATCACACCTTCCGCCACTTCGGAACGCGCACCGATAAAGCAGTCGTCCTCGATAATAACCGGGGCAGCCTGCAACGGCTCCAGCACGCCACCAATGCCTGCACCACCGCTGATATGGCAGTTGCGGCCGATCTGGGCGCAGCTACCCACCGTGGCCCAGGTATCCACCATGGTGCCGCTGCCCACATGGGCGCCTACGTTGACAAAGCTGGGCATCAGCACCGCGCCGGACGCAATAAAGGCCGAGCGACGGACAACAGCACCCGGCACAACCCGAAAACCAGCGGCATCAAAGCGGGCCTGATCCCAGCCTTCAAACTTCAGCGGCACCTTGTCATACGCCGGAGCGCCCGCAGCGCCACCGGGCATGACAATGCTGTCATTCAGACGGAAGGACAGCAGAACCGCCTTTTTCAGCCATTCGTGCACAACCCAGCCGCCATCCTGCGGGGCGGCCACGCGCAGGCGGCCTGCGTCCAGCGCTGCCAGCGCATTTTCAATCGCATCGCGGTCTGCGCCGGTCGTGGCGGAGGAAATGCGATCGCGGCTTTCCCAGAGGGTTTCGATATGAGCGCGAAGAGTTTCGTCTGTCATGAATACACCGTCAGCAAGCATGAACGCAGCGGCTGGCTCTGACAGGGCCACCCGGCTGCATGAAAAAGGAAGCGAGGATGCGGACAGACTCCCAGCCTGTCAACGCACCCACACCACCACCCCCGTTGCAGGGGCGGCTTATTCCGCGCGGATAAGAGTGCCGGAGCCAGATGTGGTAAACAGTTCCAGCAGGCAGGCGTGGGGGATACGGCCATCAATAATCACCGCTGCCCGCGCCCCGGCCTGTACCGCTTCAATACAAGTTTCAACCTTGGGGATCATCCCCCCGGTAATGACACCATCAGCAATGGCCTGCCGGGCCTGGGAGGCTGTCAGCTCGGAGATGAGCTCCCCGTTGGCATCCAGCA
It includes:
- the def gene encoding peptide deformylase, which codes for MTHSAHTDAAYAAAADTASPLEILTPPHPVLRQKARLVRPEDMDGIRAALPGMFAAMYMAPGIGLAAPQVGISLRFLLVDLGEKDAREPIVMINPEVIQATDDMEAREEGCLSLPNQYAEVVRPSAIRVRWTSVAGEIMEREADGLLATCIQHEIDHLDGVLFVDHLSNLRRNMILRRLAKDLKRH
- a CDS encoding Hsp20 family protein — its product is MSGRLFGSPMFLGFDHLEQMLERASKGTGDGYPPYNIEQIAPNGLRITLAVAGFRMEDLQITQEDNQLVVRGRQMEDGEERVYLHRGIASRQFQKAFVLAEGIEIGGAWLDNGLLHIDLFRPQPEVRVKQIEIMQGGQKRAAESAPLKNRAPPRMLHPVTDVSRS
- the truA gene encoding tRNA pseudouridine(38-40) synthase TruA, with the translated sequence MTDPAPCQRWAVKIEYDGNGLVGWQSQASGLSVQGLLEQAAARLAGGRPVSSITAGRTDAGVHALAQVAHLDFPVDSFFTAHSMREGLGFHLKPHAVVVLDAAPVSLDWSARFSATWRSYRYRILNRRARPALAAGHVWHVRSPLDIARMQDAAAHLIGLHDFTSFRAVACQARSPMRTLDVLDITRQDDEVLITAKARSFLHHQVRNMVGTLKQVGTGQWEPDRVAAALAACNRSAAGPTAPPEGLYLSGVGYDPDPFCKTEPTANIQG
- the fmt gene encoding methionyl-tRNA formyltransferase, producing the protein MRLVFMGTPDFSVPALHALHEAGHEIVAVYSQPPRPAGRGKALRPSPVQQAAEALGLCVRHPVSLRNKPEEWQAFADLNADVAIVAAYGLILPQPMLDAPRLGCLNIHASLLPRWRGASPVQSAILAGDTQSGVTIMQMEAGLDTGPMLLREAVPLTPQTTASTLHDTLSALGASMVVRILAHTPARLPTPHPQPEDGVTYAPRLTRDDGRIDWQQSADAIDRRIRALTPWPGTFTTLADGTVLKIGAAQPDPDMPASADPGTIVDDRLSVACGDGTIRLTRLQRPGKGMMEAEAFLRGQPLPAGTHLGTPHD
- the hpf gene encoding ribosome hibernation-promoting factor, HPF/YfiA family, with the protein product MHIQVSGKQVDLSDALKHRVNTHLGTLADRYFDKGLEAQVTFSRARSFFTCDINVRAGRGLILRGEGEASDANAAFDDAAEHIAKRLRRYHRRVTSHSRATTRQEIPQLARSYVLQPFDESHDDTPQTPATTEDTAFATIIAEQPTDIPVMVVGEAVMRLDLAGSSFLLFRNAANRQISLVYRRDDGNIGWVDTAPIQADAS
- a CDS encoding DUF1150 domain-containing protein, with protein sequence MTMKSTLMSGGVPSGLPGSEKLADVRQLSDVQFRSLGLRKVAYMRPALTDDGEDGCAICAADGSVLAVVDDPETAWGAIMQNDMVPASLQ
- the dapE gene encoding succinyl-diaminopimelate desuccinylase; translated protein: MGTTSTGKPVMQTLTDPVAVARALIRQPSVTPDPGGCQQLLGDMLAQLGFAVTHLPFGEGAERTPNLFARLGGQGPHICYAGHTDVVPPGAEEDWRFPPYAAECVDGVLYGRGACDMKGGIAAFVAAVARRVAQGAALDGSISFLITGDEEGPATYGTRKVLEWMQAQDQVPDYCLVGEPTNPKVLGDMVKVGRRGSLNARIIVQGTQGHVAYPHRADNPVHRLLTVLEALRATPLDNGTQYFEPSSLQVTSLDVGNGATNVIPAQAEARLNIRFNDLHTGAALQGWLETVCRQHAPRARVEVQVSGESFLTAPGEETHQLVQAIKQVTGREPCLDTGGGTSDARFIAQYCPVSEFGLVGASIHQVDEHVALTDLEDLARIYETFLKGVGV
- the lptB gene encoding LPS export ABC transporter ATP-binding protein, encoding MTGTSPIGEDRVLDDTTALYPLPVDDVGNPNRGLLARGIGKSYKKREVVRDVSISVHRGEAVGLLGPNGAGKTTSFYMIVGLVQPDTGSIMLDGADITQLPMYRRARLGIGYLPQEASIFRGLNVEQNIMAALEVVEDDPEQRQIMLDSLLGEFGISHLRRSPSLALSGGERRRLEIARALASQPNYILLDEPLAGIDPIAVGEIRDLVSHLKDRGIGVLITDHNVRETLEVIDRAYIMHSGQVLMQGVPEEIVANEDVRRVYLGESFSL
- a CDS encoding MOSC N-terminal beta barrel domain-containing protein; its protein translation is MAEAHVTSLRLCPVRGLKPLPLQAVLLRPWGLEGDSRWMIADTSGHVLDTRTCPALARLSVRVAGHGVLLGCAGLRPYHARPPRRGVPMQCLRQRGARIMMRDVGDDAARWLRRAVGIACRLYWLPAPELVCTYFAGSTHFAQTLAETFPTWVSTDLVHLSGGGIVLAGADKSMLDHGQPFALGSAVVRLSAQINRSGGGAAQAESASPRRYRVQVEKAGMVWVGSRVIQRESGKVPGRHAGGSVLADSPLRTQQ
- the dapD gene encoding 2,3,4,5-tetrahydropyridine-2,6-dicarboxylate N-succinyltransferase; translated protein: MTDETLRAHIETLWESRDRISSATTGADRDAIENALAALDAGRLRVAAPQDGGWVVHEWLKKAVLLSFRLNDSIVMPGGAAGAPAYDKVPLKFEGWDQARFDAAGFRVVPGAVVRRSAFIASGAVLMPSFVNVGAHVGSGTMVDTWATVGSCAQIGRNCHISGGAGIGGVLEPLQAAPVIIEDDCFIGARSEVAEGVIVERGSVLSMGVFLGASTKIVDRATGEIYMGRVPAYSVVVPGTLPSSNPVGPDGRPNPALACAVIVKRVDERTRSKTSINELLRD